A DNA window from Castanea sativa cultivar Marrone di Chiusa Pesio chromosome 7, ASM4071231v1 contains the following coding sequences:
- the LOC142643657 gene encoding protein SMALL AUXIN UP-REGULATED RNA 12-like translates to MAIRKSNKLSQTAVLKQILKRCSSLGKKNDYDEDGLPLDVPKGHFAVYVGEKRSRYIVPISFLTHPEFQCLLRQAEEEFGFDHDMGITIPCEEVVFRSLTSMLR, encoded by the coding sequence ATGGCCataagaaaatcaaacaaactttctcaaacagCAGTCCTTAAACAAATCCTCAAAAGATGTTCAAGCTTAGGCAAGAAAAATGACTATGATGAGGATGGTCTTCCTCTAGATGTTCCAAAGGGCCACTTTGCTGTCTATGTTGGTGAAAAGAGAAGTAGGTACATTGTTCCCATTTCATTCTTGACTCACCCTGAGTTCCAATGCCTCCTACGCCAAGCTGAAGAAGAATTTGGCTTTGATCATGATATGGGTATTACTATTCCTTGTGAAGAAGTGGTTTTTCGCTCTCTAACTTCCATGCTTAGATGA